A stretch of DNA from Vicinamibacteria bacterium:
ACCTTCCGCGCGAGCCGGTAGAACTCTCCCATTTCCTCGGGGCGAGCGTAGGCACGCATCTCGCTCCCGGCCCCCTGGGAAAGGAATGCTTTGGTTTTGCGGCGAAGCGTGTTTCTCGTCTTGCCGCTGAACGTCGCGAGATAGTCCTGGAATGTCCCGGTGAGCTCGGTATATCGGCGCAAGTACTGCGATGGCACGTACCGAAGCGCGTCCTTCGAGCTGGTCACCGACGGAAGCGGCCCGCTGACAGGATGGGAGCGCGTGACGATGACGTCGATTCCTTCGCCCAGGCGGGCGAGCGGCGGCGGCGGATCCTCGGGAATCGGGGACAATGTCAAGAAGTGGTCTCTTAGGCTAAGCGCGCTGAAACTCCTGGAGAAGAGCGTGAGCTCGCCGACGCGGTAGGTGAGGTGATATCGAGTCTCCTCCCACCCTCGCGCCTCGCGCGAGGGCGCCGAACGATCACAGGGAGTCAATGGAACCTCGAGATAATCTGCTCGACCTGTCGCGCCGTGGTGCGCAGCGCCGATGAAACAATGTCTGGCGTTCCGTCAGGCGCCTGCAATGAAGCAAGGTCGAGTTCCGAGAAGTGCGC
This window harbors:
- a CDS encoding GNAT family N-acetyltransferase; translation: MTLSPIPEDPPPPLARLGEGIDVIVTRSHPVSGPLPSVTSSKDALRYVPSQYLRRYTELTGTFQDYLATFSGKTRNTLRRKTKAFLSQGAGSEMRAYARPEEMGEFYRLARKV